A window of Pseudomonas alcaliphila JAB1 genomic DNA:
CAGGTGGTGGAAGCGCCGGCGCTGGTGTTCGAGGATCAGCTGGATCTGGTCGAAGCCTTCAAGGCCGGCAAGCTGGAGCGCGATTTCGTTGCCGTGGTGCGTTTTCAGGGGCCGCGCAGCAATGGCATGCCGGAGCTGCACAAGATGACGCCTTACCTGGGTGTGCTGCAGGATCGCGGCTTCAAGGTGGCACTGGTGACCGATGGGCGCATGTCCGGTGCCTCGGGCAAGATCCCGGCGGCCATTCATGTCTGCCCGGAGGCTTTCGATGGCGGGCCGTTGGCGCGGGTGCGTGACGGCGATCTGATACGCCTCGATGGTACGACGGGAGAATTGCTGCTGCAGATCGATGAGGCCGAGTTCGCAGCGCGCGAGCCGACCGTGCGGCCTGCGCAGGCAATTGGGTGTGGGCGCGAGCTGTTCGCCTTCATGCGCCACAACTTCAGCTCGGCCGAGCAGGGCGCCAGCGCCTTTACCGAGAGTCTCGAGTCACTGGTCTGAGGTTGACACAGGTGGCCCGGATGAAATCCGGGGCCAGAGCGGCAAAAATCCCCGGATTGCATCCGGGCTACTCGCCAGGCGCCGATCAGGCTTGATGCGTTGGAGTAGGCGGGTTGCCCCGCCCTACATCCAGATGCCTGACCGGCAAGGCCTTCAACGCCGCTTTTCGTAGGAGCCCCGCCTCGGGGCGAAGCTTCTCAAGTGCGCCCCGCCCTGATTCGCGGCGGGGCGCCGCTCCTACCTGTTCAGGCCTGCCTCTTGCTTTAGATGCCCTGCGGAATCTCTTCGCCGCCAAGTGCGGTGAACAGTTCCGGCAGAAACTCCACCAGGGTCATCATCATCAGGATGAAGCTGGCATCCTGCTGGGCCAGGGCGTCGTCACCACCGTCCTGTTCGGCCTGTTCCTGTAGCACGTCTTCGAAGCGCAGGCGCTTGATGGTCAGCTTGTCGTCGAGCACGAACGACAGCTTGTCCTGCCAGGCCAGCGACAGTTGGGTGACCTGCTTGCCGGTAGACAGGTGCAGCTGGATTTCTTCGCTGGTCAGATCCTGGCGCTTGCAGCGCACCACGCCGCCGTCCTCGTGGGTGTCACGCAGCTCGCACTCGTCGAGGACGAAGAAGCCTTCGGCAGCGCTCTGGTTCTTCAGCCAGTCGGTGAGGGTGGCGGTCGGCGCGATCTTCACCGACAGCGGGCGCACCGGCAGCGAGCCGATGGCTTCACGCAGGGTGGAGAGCAGGTCTTCGGCCTTCTTGGCGCTGGCGCTGTCGACCAGAATCAGGCCCTGTTTCGGCGCAATGGCGGCGAAGGTGCCGGATTTGCGGATGAAGGCGCGCGGCAGGAAAGCCTGGACGATCTCATCTTTGATCTGGTCGCGCTCTTTCTTGTACACCTTGCGCATCTGCGTGTTTTCGATTTCGTCGACCTTCTCTTTCAGCGCGTCGCGCACCACCGAACCCGGCAGGATGCGCTCTTCCTTGCGTGCGCCGATCAGCAGGAAATCACCGCTGACATGCACCAGCGGAGCATCGGCGCCTTTGCCGAAGGGGGCGGTGAAACCGTAGGTGGTCAGCTCCTGGCTGGCGCAGGGACGTGCCGGCTTGCTGGCCAGTGCGGTCTCCAGTGCTTCGGCGTCGAAAGGGATGTCCTGGGTGAGGCGGTAGACCAGCAGGTTACGAAACCACATGAGCGGGTGATTCTCCATTGATGATGAAGTCGCAGGGTGGCGCCATCCTTGGGCTCTCCCGTTGGGGAAAGCCGGCGCGCGGCGACGGATGAAGGTGGCGGGCCATCAACAGGATCATGATCGCTCCGCCGGCACAGAGCGCGCATTATTCTCCGCTGGCGTGCTCAGGCCAACCCTGGCAACGAGCCACTGAGGAAATTCGCTGGCCTCGCCTAAGTTCTTGCTGCGGCGATAAATTTTTTTGCGAAGAGGGCTTGCCAAGGCCAGGATCGCTCTCTAGAATGCGCCCCACTTCGAGAGTGAAGGGTGATTAGCTCAGCCGGGAGAGCATCTGCCTTACAAGCAGAGGGTCGGCGGTTCGATCCCGTCATCACCCACCAATCTCGCAGTTACGCGCAGCGGTAGTTCAGTCGGTTAGAATACCGGCCTGTCACGCCGGGGGTCGCGGGTTCGAGTCCCGTCCGCTGCGCCATTCTTCTCCTCGCTTCATCCCCTCCTGTGACAACCCTTCGGCATCCGCTGAAATCTTCGAAAAAATCCTTTGTTCGCTTGAACTTATGCGCATTGCTCGGCTCCTATGCCGTAGCCAGTGATTGCGGCGTACTGCTAAGCTCGCGCTTTCACTCGACGGCCTTCGGGCGCATCTACAAGGAACAAGCATGAAACAGCATCGTTTGGCGGCAGCGGTTGCCCTGGTGGGCCTGGTGCTTGCCGGTTGCGATTCGCAAACCAGCGAAGTCGAACTCAAGAGCCCGGCGCAGAAAGCCTCCTACGGCATTGGCCTGAACATGGGTCGTAGTCTGTCCGAGGAAGGCATGGATGACCTGGATTCCAAGGCCGTCGCTCAGGGTATCGAGGACGCGCTGACGAAGAAGGAGCCGCGCATCAAGGACGAAGAGATGATCGAGGCCTTCTCCTTCCTGCAGAACCGTGCTGAAGAGCGCATGACTGCGCTGAACAAGGAAGCCGCTGAAGCCGGCAAGAAATTCCTTGAAGAGAACGGCAAGCGCGAAGGCGTGGTCACCACCGCTTCTGGCCTGCAGTACGAAGTGATCAAGAAAACCGACGGCGAACAGCCGAAGGAAAGCGACGTAGTGACCGTTCACTACGAAGGCAAACTGACCGATGGCAGCGTATTCGACAGCTCTGTCGCTCGCGGTAGCCCCATCGATTTGCCGGTTGGCGGCGTGATCCCGGGTTGGGTCGAAGGCCTGCAACTGATGCACGTCGGTGAGAAGTACAAGCTGTATATCCCCAGCGAGCTGGCTTACGGCGAGCAGAGCCCATCGCCAGCCATTCCGGCC
This region includes:
- the rdgC gene encoding recombination-associated protein RdgC encodes the protein MWFRNLLVYRLTQDIPFDAEALETALASKPARPCASQELTTYGFTAPFGKGADAPLVHVSGDFLLIGARKEERILPGSVVRDALKEKVDEIENTQMRKVYKKERDQIKDEIVQAFLPRAFIRKSGTFAAIAPKQGLILVDSASAKKAEDLLSTLREAIGSLPVRPLSVKIAPTATLTDWLKNQSAAEGFFVLDECELRDTHEDGGVVRCKRQDLTSEEIQLHLSTGKQVTQLSLAWQDKLSFVLDDKLTIKRLRFEDVLQEQAEQDGGDDALAQQDASFILMMMTLVEFLPELFTALGGEEIPQGI
- a CDS encoding FKBP-type peptidyl-prolyl cis-trans isomerase, with product MKQHRLAAAVALVGLVLAGCDSQTSEVELKSPAQKASYGIGLNMGRSLSEEGMDDLDSKAVAQGIEDALTKKEPRIKDEEMIEAFSFLQNRAEERMTALNKEAAEAGKKFLEENGKREGVVTTASGLQYEVIKKTDGEQPKESDVVTVHYEGKLTDGSVFDSSVARGSPIDLPVGGVIPGWVEGLQLMHVGEKYKLYIPSELAYGEQSPSPAIPANSVLVFDLELIGIKDQAAEPTEQ